The proteins below are encoded in one region of Diceros bicornis minor isolate mBicDic1 chromosome 14, mDicBic1.mat.cur, whole genome shotgun sequence:
- the H1-6 gene encoding histone H1t → MPETAPAASVKLVVTSMEKSSVKKRGKKQSGLTVASRKVRGPSVSKLITDALLLSQERGGMSLAALKKALAAAGYDVEKNNSRIKLGLKSLVSKGTLVQTRGTGAAGSFKLSKKPVPEPAKGRVKKTASAKTRKVALSRDSKSSKRATTDKRARKPGTAAVQKPARSSSKSEGAQSKQQFKSPAKSGTAMGRRSKSTQRKTNRRNVVSKK, encoded by the coding sequence ATGCCTGAGACTGCGCCTGCAGCCTCAGTGAAGCTTGTTGTGACTTCTATGGAGAAATCGTCAGTTAAGAAACGAGGAAAGAAGCAAAGTGGCTTGACTGTTGCAAGCCGCAAGGTTCGGGGTCCGTCTGTGTCAAAATTGATCACTGACGCTTTGTTACTGTCTCAAGAGAGAGGGGGTATGTCATTGGCTGCGCTCAAGAAGGCGCTGGCGGCCGCTGGCTACGACGTGGAAAAGAACAATAGTCGCATCAAGTTAGGTCTGAAGAGCTTAGTGAGTAAGGGCACTCTGGTACAGACTAGGGGTACTGGCGCCGCTGGCTCCTTTAAGCTCAGCAAAAAGCCTGTTCCTGAGCCCGCTAAGGGCAGGGTCAAGAAGACCGCTTCTGCAAAGACCAGGAAGGTGGCTTTGTCCAGGGACTCCAAGTCTTCAAAGAGGGCTACGACTGATAAGCGAGCCAGGAAACCAGGGACAGCAGCAGTACAGAAACCTGCCAGGAGCAGCAGCAAGTCTGAAGGAGCCCAGAGCAAGCAACAATTCAAGAGTCCTGCAAAAAGCGGAACAGCGATGGGCAGGAGGTCAAAATCGACCCAGCGAAAAACAAACCGTAGGAACGTGGTGTCTAAGAAGTAA
- the LOC131414069 gene encoding histone H4 — translation MSGRGKGGKGLGKGGAKRHRKVLRDNIQGITKPAIRRLARRGGVKRISGLIYEETRGVLKVFLENVIRDAVTYTEHAKRKTVTAMDVVYALKRQGRTLYGFGG, via the coding sequence ATGTCTGGCCGTGGTAAGGGCGGGAAGGGCTTAGGAAAAGGAGGCGCTAAGCGCCACCGAAAGGTGTTGCGTGACAACATCCAGGGAATCACCAAGCCTGCTATCCGGCGTCTGGCTCGCCGCGGGGGTGTCAAGCGTATCTCGGGTCTCATCTATGAGGAGACTCGTGGGGTGCTGAAGGTGTTTCTGGAGAATGTGATCCGGGACGCTGTCACTTACACCGAGCACGCAAAGCGCAAGACGGTCACTGCCATGGACGTGGTCTACGCGCTCAAGCGCCAGGGCCGCACCCTCTACGGCTTCGGCGGTTGA